From Vreelandella neptunia, the proteins below share one genomic window:
- the soxR gene encoding redox-sensitive transcriptional activator SoxR yields the protein MAEAIWSVGKVAKRCGIKVSTLHFYEQQGLIQSWRNAGNQRRYKPEVLRRISVIKAAQKVGVSLDEIKRAFESLPNNRTPTVEDWQQLSKNWQQMLDGRIAYLQKLRNNLAGCIGCGCLSMTSCPLYNPDDKLAESGSGPVLLDQAEQKARAQQEPSASS from the coding sequence ATTTGGAGTGTGGGCAAGGTGGCAAAGCGCTGCGGCATTAAAGTCAGTACCTTGCACTTTTACGAACAGCAAGGCCTGATCCAAAGCTGGCGCAATGCGGGCAACCAGCGCCGTTACAAACCGGAAGTACTTAGGCGGATTTCGGTGATTAAAGCCGCGCAGAAAGTCGGCGTCAGTCTGGATGAGATCAAGCGAGCTTTCGAATCACTGCCCAATAACCGCACACCGACGGTTGAAGACTGGCAGCAGCTTTCAAAAAACTGGCAGCAGATGCTCGATGGCCGGATTGCTTATCTGCAAAAGCTGCGTAATAACCTGGCAGGCTGTATCGGCTGCGGCTGTCTAAGCATGACCAGTTGCCCGCTCTACAACCCGGACGACAAGCTGGCGGAATCAGGTAGCGGCCCAGTCCTGTTGGATCAGGCAGAACAGAAAGCGAGAGCTCAGCAAGAGCCCAGCGCTAGCTCATAG